The genomic stretch ATAATCAGCCAGAGATAAGGAGGCGCTGATGACGGAACTCGTGTTGACATCCTCCAAGAATCGTTCACTTAGGCCGCTGGTAGAGGCTGCGCTTCGAAACGAGCTTCGTATCCTGCAAGCCGGCATTCGCCGCACCGAGCAGCGATTGGAGTCTTTTGAAGAGCAATATGACCTGCCCTCAGCCGTTTTCATCAAGCGTTACGAGAATGACGAGTTTCAAGAGACGTTGGACTTCGCTGAATGGATAGGAGAGCATCGCTTGCTAGAGCGGCTGCGTGAAAAGGCAGACACCTTGGAGAGTGTTCATATTGCATGATGAGCCTATGAGCCCGCTGATCATCACGATCATCATTGCATTGGCTACCTTCATTATCAGCATCTTTGGCGCGAGCTGGCTCAATCAGCAGTCGATGAACAAGCGCATCGATGATCTACGCAGCTATCTTGATGCTCGCTTTGACGCCGTAGACGCTCGCTTTGACGCCGTAGACGCTCGCTTTGCTGCTCTAGACCCGCGCTTTGCGGCAATTGAGCAGCGGCTCGATCGAATTGAGCGTCAACTAGAAACCATCTACAAACCATCCTTACCCTCGCGTTAACATCAATGTGTCCGCTCGATGTGTCCGCTCGCTTTCCTCGGAGCCTGCTTTCCTGCCAAGATCGTCACAAATCTTTTTGCGGCTTCGAGCGTTAACAACTAGAATAACTGCATCGCAGATCGTCATCGGGACGGAGAGCGCACTCATAACGGGAGCTGATACTTGGAACAGGTTGTAAGTTTTCTGTTCAATCACCGGCAGGCGCTCTTCTCAAAGAGCCAGTTCAGCTTCGGCGCTCGCCCGTCGATGCTCGTGCTCGTCGCGCTGATTGCCGGCCTCGCCTTGCTAGCCTACTTCTTGTATGCGGTTCCTGCCGTGAGGCTCGCACTGCGGTGGCGCGTGGCGTTGATCGCCCTTCGGTGCGCGCTGGTAGTTGTGATCCTCTTTTGCGTTATGCGGCCGGTGATTGTGGTGCCCTCGGTGATCCCGCAGTCGAGTTACGCCGCCGTTCTGATGGATGATTCGGCGAGCATGAAGCTTCCCGATGAAGGGAGTCACACCCGGCTCGATGCGGTTAAGCAACTGATGTCCGCGAACAGTGCATTCTATTCGGCGCTTGCCGACAAGTTCAAACTGCGCGTTTACAAGTTCTCCTCGGCCGCCGAGAGAGTGGAGAACGCGAGCGAGCTTTCAGGAGCTGGCGAAGAAACCAATCTGACTTCAGCGCTCGATCAGGCGGCGCGAGAGTCGGCGGGCTTGCCGGTTTCGGGCATCATCGTGATCAGCGACGGCGCGAACAATGCCGGAGCAAGTGACGACGATCGTTCCGGCAGTCTAGCGACGACGCTTGCGACGCTTCGATCGCGCGGGTTGCCCGTGTTCGCAATCGGGATCGGGCCCGACAGCCTGGAAGGCGACGTGGAGCTGGTTCGCGCGGCGGCCCCACGGCGCGCGCTGGCGGGATCGCCGGTCACTGCTGAATTACTGGTGAGAGCAAGCGGCGCGCGGAAGAGTATCACTGTCGATTTGAGCGAAGACAGTCGGTTGCTGCGCTCGCAGGAGATCCCGGTTCAGGGAGACGCGACGACCGTCGCGCGGGTGACATTCACTCCGTCCTCGCCCGGACTTCACCGCTACGCGCTGACAGTGAAGCCCGGACCCGACGATCCGGTTCCCGATAACAACTCGCAAGAGCTTGTCATTGACGTTGTCGATTGGAAGCCGAAGATTCTCTACATCGAAGGCGACCCTCGATGGGAGTACGCCAAGCTGCGCGAGTCCGTCGCCGAAGAGAAGAACGTTGTGCTCGTTTCGGTTTTGCGATCCGCCGATGGCAAGTTCTATCGACAAGGCATCGAGAACGCCGACGAGCTTGTGAACGGCTTCCCCAAGTCGGAGGAGGAACTCTTCAAGTACGACGCGTTGATGATTGGCAGCATTGAAGCGACGTTTTTCACCTTCGACCAGTTGAAGGCGGTCGAACAGTTTGTGTTTCGTCGAGGGGGGACGCTGGCGGCGCTTGGTGGATCGAA from Acidobacteriota bacterium encodes the following:
- a CDS encoding glutamine amidotransferase, encoding MEQVVSFLFNHRQALFSKSQFSFGARPSMLVLVALIAGLALLAYFLYAVPAVRLALRWRVALIALRCALVVVILFCVMRPVIVVPSVIPQSSYAAVLMDDSASMKLPDEGSHTRLDAVKQLMSANSAFYSALADKFKLRVYKFSSAAERVENASELSGAGEETNLTSALDQAARESAGLPVSGIIVISDGANNAGASDDDRSGSLATTLATLRSRGLPVFAIGIGPDSLEGDVELVRAAAPRRALAGSPVTAELLVRASGARKSITVDLSEDSRLLRSQEIPVQGDATTVARVTFTPSSPGLHRYALTVKPGPDDPVPDNNSQELVIDVVDWKPKILYIEGDPRWEYAKLRESVAEEKNVVLVSVLRSADGKFYRQGIENADELVNGFPKSEEELFKYDALMIGSIEATFFTFDQLKAVEQFVFRRGGTLAALGGSKSFNIGGYGNTPLADLLPIYLSGVKETSSESQTFKAAPADRGRDHPAARLVDQPDANAKAWEQMPAITLPEVITETKPGASVILEARSTKEKNRVVPLLVEERYGRGKTIALLASDTWRWRMMLEFKDKSFETFWRNLMRYAVESSPRPVEASTEKSFYGKSQQVRIRAEVADEKFIKINDATVSSRVTTPSGRVVDVPMKPAVEGGFEGYACAFNPEEDGLYRVEVTARRAGSKQTALLAPAQTSFIVGPLNREAREAAQNRELLKRIASETGGGYYTAAQTEKLLDDITHREGASSMRVSYDLWDMPINFLLVVGLAVGEWFIRKRKGLA